The Prinia subflava isolate CZ2003 ecotype Zambia chromosome 5, Cam_Psub_1.2, whole genome shotgun sequence genome window below encodes:
- the TPH1 gene encoding tryptophan 5-hydroxylase 1, protein MHPAPRRGASLEAAPSPRDPAGQLNKSAYTMIEDNKENEDHEERGRTAIIFSLKNEVGGLVKALKLFQEKHVNLVHIESRKSKRRNSEFEIFVDCDSNREQLNEIFQLLKSHVNVVSVSPTEYFNVQGDDMENVPWFPKKISDLDKCANRVLMYGSDLDADHPGFKDNVYRKRRKYFADLAMNYQHGDPIPKIEFTEEEIKTWGTVYRELNNLYPTYACREYLKNLPLLTKHCGYREDNIPQLEDVSRFLKERTGFTIRPVAGYLSPRDFLAGLAFRVFHCTQYVRHSSDPLYTPEPDTCHELLGHVPLLAEPSFAQFSQEIGLASLGASDEAVQKLATCYFFTVEFGLCKQEGQLRVYGAGLLSSISELKHSLSDSARVKPFDPKVTCKQECLITTFQEVYFVSESFEEAKEKMREFAKTIKRPFGVKYNPYTQSVQILKDTKSIASVVNELRHELDIVSDALSKMGKQLEV, encoded by the exons ATGCACCCCGCGCCCCGCAGAGGCGCATCCCTGGAGGCGGCGCCGAGCCCGCGGGACCCCGCCGGGCAG TTAAATAAGTCAGCTTACACGATGATTGAAGATAACAAAGAGAATGAAGACCACGAAGAAAGAGGGAGGACAGCCatcattttttccttgaagaatGAAGTTGGAGGACTTGTAAAAGCATTAAAACTCTTTCAG GAGAAGCATGTAAATCTGGTACACATTGAGTCACGGAAGTCCAAGAGACGAAATTCTGAGTTCGAGATCTTTGTGGACTGTGACAGTAACAGGGAACAACTGAATGAGATCTTCCAGCTCCTGAAATCCCACGTCAACGTTGTCTCTGTGAGCCCAACAGAGTATTTCAATGTCCAGGGAGATG ACATGGAGAATGTTCCCTGGTTTCCCAAGAAGATCTCAGATTTGGATAAGTGTGCAAACCGGGTGCTGATGTACGGGTCTGACTTGGATGCCGACCATCCT GGTTTCAAAGACAATGTTTATCGCAAGAGGcgaaaatattttgcagaccTGGCTATGAACTACCAACA TGGTGACCCAATTCCCAAGATTGAATTCACTGAGGAGGAGATCAAGACTTGGGGGACTGTGTACCGAGAGCTTAACAATCTTTACCCAACTTATGCCTGCAGAGAGTACCTTAAAAACCTACCCTTGCTCACCAAACACTGTGGGTACAGGGAAGACAATATCCCCCAGCTGGAAGATGTGTCCCGCTTCCTGAAAG AGCGCACAGGCTTCACCATCCGCCCCGTTGCTGGATATCTGTCGCCCAGAGACTTCTTGGCAGGATTAGCATTCCGAGTCTTTCACTGCACTCAATATGTCAGACACAGCTCGGACCCTCTCTATACACCAGAGCC tgaCACATGCCATGAGCTCCTAGGCCATGTCCCTCTTTTGGCTGAACCCAGTTTTGCTCAGTTCTCCCAGGAAATTGGTCTTGCATCACTTGGGGCATCAGATGAGGCTGTCCAAAAACTGGCAACG TGCTACTTCTTCACGGTAGAGTTTGGCTTGTGCAAGCAAGAGGGTCAGCTACGAGTTTATGGGGCTGGCTTGCTCTCTTCGATTAGTGAGCTCAAG CACTCACTCTCTGACAGCGCCAGAGTCAAGCCTTTTGATCCAAAGGTCACCTGCAAGCAAGAATGTCTCATTACAACTTTCCAGGAGGTTTACTTTGTTTCCGAAAGTTTTgaagaagcaaaggaaaagatgaG AGAGTTTGCAAAAACCATCAAGCGGCCCTTTGGGGTGAAGTACAACCCCTACACTCAGAGTGTGCAGATCCTGAAGGACACGAAAAGCATCGCCAGCGTGGTGAATGAGCTGCGCCATGAGCTGGACATTGTCAGCGATGCCCTCAGCAAGATGGGCAAGCAGCTGGAAGTTTAA